Proteins found in one Fusarium oxysporum Fo47 chromosome V, complete sequence genomic segment:
- a CDS encoding Alpha/Beta hydrolase protein: MADADNATRAPESDAQETPAASDNIQAPVVGEHCVSDRPTPSGQSSTGEIIKLNDVDVYVSKPTDYPHAPSRLLLLLTGGTGIKSTNNQIQADKFASEGYLVLMPDLFAGDIAPGATAITDDSTSILEQFKLKAVEVTKSFLIDMWLARVTEERVMPILHKVIDAAREQYADTIKQGDGIYAAGYCVGARFVLLLAKQTKIPEGDAESGGVKKGPFIKAGALAHAASVIPDDFKDISVPLSLVCVENDPLFPDSVRIGGEDSLSDANVEHEVQVYPGVPHGFAVVGEYQDSSIKDAQATAYDQMLNWLKAH; the protein is encoded by the exons ATGGCCGACGCAGATAATGCTACTCGCGCTCCTGAGAGCGACGCCCAGGAGACCCCTGCGGCCAGCGACAACATACAAGCTCCAGTCGTAGGCGAGCATTGTGTTTCTGACAGACCAACCC CTTCGGGCCAGTCCTCCACAGGCGAaatcatcaagctcaacgaTGTCGAT GTCTACGTTTCGAAACCCACCGACTACCCCCATGCACCTTCGCgactccttctccttctgaCCGGCGGTACGGGAATCAAATCTACCAACAACCAGATCCAGGCCGATAAGTTTGCCTCGGAGGGCTATCTTGTCCTCATGCCCGACCTCTTCGCTGGCGACATAGCTCCTGGGGCCACGGCTATTACAGACGACTCCACATCCATCCTCGAACAGTTCAAGTTGAAGGCCGTAGAAGTTACAAAGTCATTCCTCATTGACATGTGGCTCGCCCGCGTCACAGAAGAGAGAGTCATGCCCATCCTGCACAAAGTCATTGATGCTGCGCGAGAGCAGTACGCGGATACGATCAAACAGGGCGACGGCATCTATGCCGCTGGATACTGTGTTGGTGCACGATTTGTTCTTCTGCTTGCTAAACAAACGAAGATCCCTGAAGGAGATGCAGAGAGCGGCGGTGTCAAGAAGGGTCCTTTTATTAAGGCCGGTGCTCTGGCACATGCCGCTTCTGTTATCCCTGATGATTTCAAGGACATTAGTGTTCCTCTCAGCTTGGTTTGTGTCGAAAACGACCCTCTCTTCCCCGACAGCGTTCGGATAGGGGGAGAAGACAGTTTGTCTGACGCCAACGTCGAGCATGAGGTTCAGGTTTATCCAGGAGTTCCGCATG GATTCGCGGTTGTAGGCGAGTACCAAGATTCATCAATCAAGGATGCTCAAGCCACAGCGTATGACCAGATGCTCAACTGGCTCAAGGCTCATTAA